Proteins from a genomic interval of Cheilinus undulatus linkage group 15, ASM1832078v1, whole genome shotgun sequence:
- the ssb gene encoding lupus La protein, whose amino-acid sequence MAENQEMSPIEMKVARQIEYYFGDHNLPRDKFLKEQIQLDDGWVTLETMLKFNRLKSLTTDSSVIVTALQKSKTGLLEISEDKTKVRRSPNKPLPEQNDDYKDALKHKSVYIKGFPLETTLDEVQEWLNGKGTIENIQMRRNLQRQFKGSVFICFDTEESSKQFLEREDIKSYKDNEMLVLSREAYHAKKAEERKNFKTESKAKARQDKEEKQKNAEEKEMGALLDEQTGCLLKFSGELEDVSREDFHELFSGHGKIKWVDFTRGAKEGTLLFDGNAKEAFEKAKEANGGELKIKDNSVEWQVLEGEEEKEELKKIIEAQQESYNRKQGRGGRGRGGGRGRGGRRGRGGRDQGRNQFKGKKTKFESDDEDDEPTAQKRELEDADGPAAKVAKTENGS is encoded by the exons ATGGCAGAAAATCAAGAGATGTCTCCAATTGAGATGAAAGTGGCCCGACAAATTGAG TACTACTTTGGGGATCACAATCTTCCAAGAGACAAGTTTCTCAAAGAACAAATACAACTTGATGATGGCTGGGTCACTTTGGAGACGATGCTTAAATTCAACAG ACTGAAGTCTTTAACCACAGACAGCAGCGTCATCGTTACAGCTCTCCAGAAATCAAAGACGGGTCTCTTGGAAATCAGCGAAGATAAGACTAAAGTCAGGAGATCTCCAAACAAACCCTTACCTGAACAGAATGATGACTACAAAGACGCCCTGAAGCACAAATCTGTGTACATT AAAGGTTTTCCTCTTGAAACCACCCTCGATGAGGTTCAGGAGTGGCTGAACGGGAAAGGAACCATAGAAAACATTCAGATGAGGAGAAATCTGCAAAGGCAGTTCAAG gGATCAGTGTTCATCTGTTTTGACACAGAAGAGTCCTCAAAGCAGTTCCTCGAGCGTGAAGACATAAAATCTTACAAAGACAATGAGATGCTTGTGTTGTCAAG GGAAGCGTACCATGCaaagaaagcagaggagagaaaaaactTCAAAACAGAGTCAAAAGCAAAGGCTAGACA agacaaagaagaaaagcagaaaaatgcagaggaaaaagaaaTG GGCGCACTCTTGGATGAACAGACTGGATGCTTGCTGAAGTTTTCAGGAGAGCTTGAAGATGTCTCCAGAGAGGACTTTCATGAACTGTTCTCTGGGCACGGAAAGATAAAGTGGGTCGATTTTACAAGAGGGGCCAAAGAG gGGACTCTCCTTTTTGATGGGAACGCAAAGGAGGCATTTGAAAAGGCCAAAGAGGCAAACGGAGGAGAGTTAAAAATCAAGGACAACAGCGTTGAGTGGCAGGTGCtcgagggagaggaggagaaagaggagctgAAGAAGATCATCGAAGCTCAACAGGAGTCGTACAATAGGAAACAAGGAAGAG GcggcagaggaagaggaggcggcagaggaagaggaggccgAAGGGGAAGAGGTGGCAGGGATCAAGGAAGAAATCAGTTTAAGGGCAAAAAGACGAAATTTGAaagtgatgatgaagatgatg AACCTACAGCCCAGAAGAGAGAACTAGAGGATGCTGATGGTCCTGCAGCTAAAGTTGCCAAAACTGAGAATGGATCGTAG
- the klhl23 gene encoding kelch-like protein 23, whose translation MSHTQSEIYTYDFCDGDHAAELLDALRHFYVDGLFTDVSLQCGESGQVFHCHKALLSARSSYFKVMFTADMMERSNSVIKLTGVDCVVLGALVNYVYTAQVCITETNVQSLLEAADLLQFLSVKRACEEFLIRLLDVGNCLGMHAFAQLHLCTSLEREARRVMLSCFTELILQEEFLELDYERIRSVLAAQSLTVQRDEVLIDAVVKWVTHDLDNHVHHAAELLRCIHLDLDEVYLKAALEVHGQSLLHSEGKLKTLINQALRSNGKEVSACRKMSSSMYIVGGYYWHPLCEVHIWDPISNTWVQGKDMPDHERESYSVSLLGANIYVTGGYRTNTVEALDTVSVYNCDDDEWTEGCPMITARYYHCSVALHGCIYAVGGYRGGAPEKETEFYDPLKKKWFPVAKMIQGVGNATACVMGDKIYVTGGHYGYRGNCTYEKIQVYRPDVNEWSIFTISPHPEYGLCSVSHHNKLYLVGGQTTVADCYDTESDEWRQMPVMKERRMECGAAVINDCIYVTGGYSDSKGTYLQNIEKYDPQLDSWEIVGTLPSPSRSHGCVCVFSV comes from the exons ATGTCACATACCCAGAGTGAGATCTACACATACGACTTCTGTGATGGAGACCATGCAGCAGAGCTCCTGGATGCTCTCAGGCATTTCTACGTGGATGGCCTCTTCACGGACGTTTCTCTGCAATGTGGAGAGTCTGGACAGGTGTTCCACTGTCACAAGGCTCTGCTGTCAGCCCGCAGTTCCTATTTCAAAGTCATGTTCACAGCTGATATGATGGAGAGGTCCAACAGTGTCATAAAGCTGACAGGGGTGGACTGTGTTGTCCTGGGTGCTCTGGTGAACTATGTGTACACGGCTCAGGTGTGCATCACTGAAACCAACGTGCAGAGCCTGCTGGAGGCTGCAGACCTCCTGCAGTTCCTCTCTGTGAAACGAGCATGCGAGGAGTTTCTCATTCGCCTCCTGGATGTGGGGAACTGCTTAGGGATGCACGCTTTTGCACAGCTGCATTTGTGTACCAGCCTGGAGAGGGAAGCCCGCAGGGTGATGCTGAGCTGCTTTACAGAGCTCATTCTGCAGGAGGAGTTCCTGGAGCTGGATTATGAGAGGATTAGATCAGTCTTGGCAGCTCAGAGCCTCACCGTGCAGAGGGATGAGGTGTTGATAGATGCCGTAGTTAAATGGGTAACCCATGACTTGGATAACCATGTGCACCATGCTGCAGAGTTGCTGCGCTGCATCCATCTGGACTTGGATGAAGTTTACTTAAAGGCTGCTTTAGAGGTGCATGGACAGAGTTTGCTGCACAGTGAAGGTAAATTGAAAACACTGATCAATCAGGCTTTAAGGTCAAATGGAAAGGAGGTGTCTGCATGCAGAAAGATGTCATCAAGCATGTACATAGTTGGTGGATACTACTGGCACCCTCTTTGTGAAGTCCACATATGGGATCCCATCAGCAACACCTGGGTGCAAGGAAAAGACATGCCTGACCATGAAAGAGAAAGCTACAGCGTAAGCTTACTTGGAGCAAATATCTATGTGACAGGAGGTTACAGGACAAACACGGTGGAGGCTCTGGACACGGTTTCAGTTTATAACTGTGACGATGACGAATGGACAGAGGGCTGTCCCATGATAACAGCCAGATACTACCACTGCTCTGTGGCTTTGCACGGCTGTATTTATGCAGTTGGAGGCTACAGAGGAGGAGCTCCGGAAAAGGAGACAGAATTTTATGATCCTCTGAAAAAGAAATGGTTCCCTGTGGCCAAAATGATCCAAG GTGTAGGAAACGCCACGGCCTGTGTAATGGGAGATAAAATCTATGTGACTGGAGGCCACTATGGTTACCGAGGAAACTGCACCTATGAAAAAATCCAAGTCTACAGGCCAGACGTGAATGAGTGGAGTATCTTCACAATAAGTCCCCATCCAG AGTATGGCCTGTGTTCTGTGTCGCACCACAACAAGCTGTATCTTGTGGGTGGACAGACGACTGTGGCGGACTGCTACGACACAGAGAGTGATGAGTGGAGACAGATGCCAGtgatgaaggagaggaggatggagtGTGGGGCAGCGGTTATAAATGACTGTATTTATGTAACAGGAGGCTATTCTGATTCAAAGGGGACTTACCTACAGAATATTGAGAAATATGACCCTCAACTGGACTCCTGGGAGATCGTGGGGACTCTCCCAAGCCCATCAAGATCCCacgggtgtgtttgtgttttcagtgtttag
- the phgdh gene encoding D-3-phosphoglycerate dehydrogenase, with the protein MAPICIRTVLISESVDPRCRAILEENGIRVTEKQNMKKDELIAEIKNYDGLVVRSATKVTADVINAADNLKIIGRAGTGVDNVDVDAATKKGIIVMNTPSGNTISAAELTCALLMSLSRHVPQAAMSMKQGNWDRKKFMGAELYGKVLGIVGLGRIGKEVASRMQSFGMRTIGYDPITPPEVSAGWGVEQMSLEQLWPLCDYITVHTPLMPSTVGLLNDETFAKCKTGVKVVNCARGGIIDEAALLRALQTGQCGGAGLDVFVEEPPKDRSLVDHPNVISCPHLGASTKEAQARCGEDIALQIVDMVNGKKLIGAVNAQVMASTFSQESHQLIKLGEAVGAVLQSCTTAEKPFSHVQITTQGDCMKSSTGYMTSSVLVGLLNQKSGCYPNLINVLSLAKESGITVNQSHCASNEASSGLCRVEIMSNGCSYKACGSVQGGVPVLLELSDSVFRQPVSLTGNLLFFKASANPNLLSSVAGCLASEGVEIESFTAPADRTGDLWFCVGVSSLLRDLGALKPLVKEAAQLTI; encoded by the exons ATGGCCCCTATCTGCATCAGGACCGTGTTAATCAGTGAAAGTGTGGACCCCCGCTGCAGGGCCATTCTGGAGGAAAATGGCATCCGGGTGACGGAGAAACAGAACATGAAGAAAGATGAATTAATCGCGGAAATAAAG AATTATGACGGCCTTGTTGTAAGATCTGCAACAAAGGTAACCGCTGATGTCATCAATGCTGCTGATAACCTCAAAATTATTGGGAGAGCTGGGACTGGTGTGGACAACGTGGACGTTGATGCTGCCACCAAAAAGGGTATTATTGTCATGAA CACGCCGAGTGGCAACACGATCAGTGCTGCGGAGCTGACATGTGCTCTCCTGATGAGTCTTTCAAG ACATGTGCCTCAAGCTGCAATGTCGATGAAGCAGGGCAACTGGGATCGCAAAAAG TTTATGGGTGCAGAGCTGTACGGAAAGGTGCTTGGCATTGTTGGACTTGGAAGAATAGGAAAGGAAGTCGCTTCAAGAATGCAGTCATTTGGCATGAGA ACTATAGGTTATGATCCAATCACTCCTCCTGAAGTGTCAGCCGGCTGGGGCGTGGAGCAGATGTCTCTGGAGCAGCTATGGCCACTGTGCGACTACATCACTGTCCACACTCCCCTGATGCCCTCTACTGTTG GTTTGCTTAATGATGAAACATTTGCTAAATGCAAGACGGGAGTTAAGGTTGTGAACTGTGCGCGAGGAGGCATCATTGATGAAGCTGCTCTCCTCAGAGCTCTGCAGACGGGACAGTGTGGAGGAGCAGGGCTGGATGTCTTCGTTGAG gAGCCTCCTAAAGACCGCTCATTGGTGGACCATCCTAACGTCATCAGCTGTCCTCACTTGGGAGCCAGCACCAAGGAGGCTCAGGCTCGTTGTGGGGAGGACATTGCTCTGCAGATTGTGGACATGGTGAATGGCAAGAAGCTGATTGGAGCG GTAAATGCTCAGGTTATGGCAAGCACATTCTCACAGGAATCCCACCAGCTGATCAAACTTGGTGAAGCTGTTGGAGCTGTGCTGCAGTCATGCACTACTGCAGAGAAACCGTTCAGTCATGTCCAAATCACCACTCAAG GTGATTGCATGAAGTCCTCCACTGGTTACATGACCTCTTCAGTCCTGGTCGGCCTTCTGAATCAGAAATCTGGCTGCTACCCGAACCTCATAAACGTGCTGAGCCTTGCCAAGGAGTCTGGAATCACG GTAAACCAGAGCCACTGTGCTTCAAACGAGGCTTCCAGCGGGCTCTGTAGGGTGGAGATCATGTCAAATGGTTGCAGCTACAAAGCCTGTGGTTCGGTTCAGGGTGGTGTTCCCGTGCTGCTGGAGCTGAGTGACAGTGTGTTCAGACAGCCGGTCTCTCTCACTGGAAATCTGCTGTTCTTCAAGGCCTCTGCAAATCCTAATCTCCTGTCCTCAGTGGCTG GATGTCTGGCTTCTGAGGGAGTGGAGATCGAGTCCTTCACTGCTCCTGCAGACCGCACCGGGGATCTGTGGTTCTGTGTGGGGGTTTCCTCCCTCCTGCGTGACCTCGGCGCCTTAAAGCCTCTGGTGAAGGAGGCGGCACAGCTCACCATTTAA
- the ccdc173 gene encoding coiled-coil domain-containing protein 173, with the protein MQMASVVQHGRRRGSSRRVVSADDANKIIPPVDLSEVAVLSKADWLRIQDELNRVNKEKERLREEAKEREKLHVKSKEVVKMWSNTIAGQRQKKLEAKKIRDQIEEEKRKQIDKEEAEYRAQKRKEAVEKAKMELYYQTDRVKGLHRALLLTEVLKEREAQIELKQKIQSASKDVDRKYTDMVKTREEEASRKDQERGLEKKRERRAVAEELKNQIKENKQMREREKVEVMKEGEEIQQLQELYQQEQRMEEERQKQQKKDLMLANLEYLSTRDLIKAADAQKQAAEEKQRKLFLSAKQKMMKLRKDKEKELFDEAQAHREKIMDKLTVRQQEQTVSEEQRIAKAVAEQEAKRAQQQREEYETKATMLRSMAEHRELMIQEKKQKEQKEEQIRRETLEAKKEADRIFSEKQRLKAQKIKEDRRKLQDFYATQVAEKTAKQQQLRKDDYGYEVKNTELLIEDESRFQQYSQQVIEAAAEAQRNVFPLCKAAREGIGGGLGPVFNGVRPSYLVQDCTGAQMPKYVSGVTQNIKKLSETVDIQDAKRRLGFTW; encoded by the exons ATGCAGATGGCGTCGGTGGTTCAGCACGGTCGACGAAGAGGTTCCAGTAGGAGAG TGGTTTCAGCGGATGATGCCAACAAAATAATCCCGCCTGTAGACCTCAGTGAAGTCGCCGTTTTATCCAAGGCTGATTGGCTGAGGATTCAGGATGAACTGAACAGGGTTAACAAAGAGAAGGAGCGTTTGAGAGAGGAggcaaaagaaagagaaaaactcCATGTGAAATCAAAGGAAGTGGTTAAGATGTGGTCCAACACCATCGCT GGTCAAAGGCAGAAAAAGCTGGAGGCGAAGAAGATCCGGGATCAGATTgaggaggagaaaaggaaaCAGATTGATAAAGAAGAAGCTGAATATAGAGCACAGAAGAGGAAAGAGGCTGTCGAAAAAGCCAAGATGGAGCTTTATTATCAAACAGACCGAGTTAAAGGATTACAC CGTGCACTGCTGTTGACAGAGGTGCTGAAAGAGAGGGAGGCTCAGATTGAACTAAAGCAGAAAATCCAGAGCGCATCCAAAGATGTGGATAGAAAATACACAGATATGGTGAAGACTAGAGAGGAGGAGGCCTCGAGAAAAGACCAGGAGAGAGGACTGGAGAAAAAGCGGGAGAGGCGGGCTGTCGCAGAGGAACTGAAAAACCA gatcaaagaaaacaaacaaatgagagagcgagagaaagTTGAAGTCATGAAGGAAGGAGAGGAAATCCAACAGCTTCAGGAGCTCTATCAGCAGGAGCAAAGGATGGAGgaggaaagacaaaaacagcagaagaaagaCCTCATGCTAGCTAATCTG GAATATCTCTCTACTAGGGATCTTATTAAAGCAGCTGATGCACAAAAACAAGCAGCTGAAGAGAAGCAAAGGAAGCTTTTTCtctctgcaaaacaaaaaatgatgaagctgcggaaagacaaagaaaaggaaTTATTTGA TGAGGCTCAGGCACACAGGGAGAAGATCATGGACAAACTGACGGTCAGACAGCAGGAGCAAACagtcagtgaggagcagaggatCGCAAAGGCTGTCGCAGAACAGGAGGCGAAGCGAGCACAACAGCAGCGGGAGGAGTATGAAACAAAGGCGACGATGCTGAGGTCAATGGCCGAACACAGAGAACTGATG ATCCAAGAAAAGAAGCAGAAGGagcaaaaagaagagcagatcAGAAGAGAAACACTTGAAGCCAAGAAAGAAGCAGACAGAATATTCTCCGAGAAACAGCGTCTGAAGGCTCAGAAAATCAAAGAAGACCGGAGAAAACTACAGGATTTCTATGCAACACAAGTG gctgaaaaaacagcaaaacaacagCAGTTAAGAAAGGACGACTACGGTTACGAAGTGAAGAACACAGAACTCCTGATTGAAGATGAGAGCAGGTTTCAGCAGTACTCACAGCAGGTCATAGAGGCAGCAGCAGAGGCTCAGAGGAATGTGTTTCCACTCTGCAAAGCTGCACGAGAGGGGATCGGAGGAGGGCTCGGCCCCGTGTTTAACGGAGTCAGGCCGAGCTACCTTGTTCAGGACTGCACTGGTGCTCAGATGCCTAAATATGTCTCTGGTGTTACACAGAACATTAAAAAGCTCAGTGAGACGGTAGATATTCAAGATGCTAAGAGAAGACTCGGGTTTACCTGGTAA